From Spirosoma aerolatum, one genomic window encodes:
- a CDS encoding SGNH/GDSL hydrolase family protein translates to MKTIFRLSVMLVAVGLLAMTVAKPTRVVFFGDSITQAGVKPGGYIDKLKTMLPSDQYELIGAGIGGNKIYDLFLRMDDDVIAQKPDVVVIWVGVNDVWHKATSGTGTDPDKFVRFYEAVVKKLQAANVRVVLCTPAAIGEKTDMTNQQDGDLNQYSQFIRNLAKQYNLPLVDLRKAFLDYNLKNNPENKDRGILTTDRVHLNDAGNMFVAEQMQKVLTSAK, encoded by the coding sequence ATGAAAACAATCTTTCGCCTTTCTGTGATGCTGGTGGCCGTGGGCTTACTGGCTATGACGGTTGCTAAACCAACACGCGTCGTTTTTTTTGGTGATTCTATCACGCAAGCGGGTGTTAAGCCCGGTGGATACATTGATAAGTTAAAAACCATGTTGCCATCTGATCAGTATGAACTGATTGGCGCAGGTATTGGAGGTAATAAAATTTATGACCTCTTCCTGCGTATGGACGACGACGTGATTGCCCAGAAACCCGATGTAGTCGTGATTTGGGTGGGTGTAAATGACGTCTGGCATAAAGCCACGTCGGGTACTGGTACCGATCCCGATAAGTTTGTCCGGTTTTACGAAGCGGTTGTGAAGAAATTGCAGGCTGCAAATGTTCGGGTGGTTTTATGTACGCCAGCCGCCATTGGCGAAAAAACCGATATGACGAATCAGCAGGATGGCGACCTGAACCAGTACAGCCAGTTTATTCGTAACCTGGCTAAACAATACAATCTCCCCTTGGTCGATCTGCGGAAAGCGTTCCTGGACTATAACCTTAAAAATAACCCTGAGAATAAAGATCGGGGCATTCTAACCACCGATCGCGTCCATCTTAACGATGCTGGTAACATGTTTGTGGCCGAACAAATGCAAAAAGTACTGACTTCAGCGAAGTAA
- a CDS encoding DUF421 domain-containing protein: protein MMTELFGDLLHKDDQLTDGQMICRAVVAFLLTIALVRLAGRRSFGMRSPFDTVISLLLGATLSRGIVGASSFTGVLGASLALVILHRLLAYLCVQSPLLSRLVSGNDKVLFENGHFIRSHMRAMLVSEQDLREAVRQVGQKDSIDDVKAILIERNGQISVVKKEKY from the coding sequence ATGATGACCGAATTATTTGGCGATTTGCTTCATAAAGACGATCAATTGACTGATGGCCAAATGATATGCCGGGCGGTAGTGGCCTTTCTATTGACCATTGCGCTGGTGCGATTGGCTGGTCGGCGTTCATTTGGGATGCGTTCTCCCTTCGATACGGTAATTTCGCTGCTTTTAGGGGCAACCCTGAGTCGGGGTATTGTAGGCGCTTCATCCTTTACGGGTGTTCTGGGTGCAAGTCTGGCGCTGGTTATTCTACACCGCTTGCTGGCCTATCTATGCGTTCAAAGCCCTTTGTTAAGCCGTCTTGTAAGTGGTAATGACAAAGTACTGTTTGAAAATGGACATTTCATCCGCAGCCATATGAGAGCGATGCTGGTGAGCGAACAGGACTTACGGGAGGCTGTCCGGCAGGTAGGGCAGAAGGATAGTATTGATGACGTAAAAGCGATACTAATCGAACGAAATGGTCAGATTAGCGTCGTAAAAAAGGAGAAGTACTGA